The nucleotide sequence GTGGTCGGCCACGAGGCGACGGCGCAGAAGCTCGTGCGGGCGTTCGTGATCGATCTCAGCGGGCCCGTGGTGGAAGAGCGCCCGCTGCGGGAGCCTCGCTCGGGCGCGACGGTGGTGGCCGCGCCGAACGGGACGCTCGTGCTCCTGGGCGGCGCGCTCGAGGACGGCTCGCCGGCGCGACGCGTGGAGACGTTTTTCCCGGACTGATCGACTCTTTCAGATCCGTACGATCTCGCCGCTCCCGAGGACGATCGCTTGTTCGAGCGGCGCCTCGAAGGTCGCGCCGGGACAGGCGACGACCTCACGAACCTCGCCGCGACCTCGCACGGTCACGCCGTCAGCGAGGATGCAGCTCTCGAGGGAGACCTCGGGATCGACACGCACGTCCTCGCCGCGCCACGCTCCGAACTCGGCGAGCCAGTGCATGCTCTCCTCGAAATAAGCCTTGGGCGTGCCGAGGTCGCAGAAGCTCGACACGACCGCGCTCGCCGCGACCCGCTCGCCCGCGCGGAGCGCCGGCAGGTACACGTCGCCGACGAGGCAACCCTCCGCGGGCAGCCGCGCGCGCGCCGCTTCGCCGAGGATCTGCACGCCCGCGAAGTCCGCGCCCCGCACCTCACGACCAAACGTCTCGCCGCGTAGCCGCACGACCGAACCATCCTCCCCGAGGCCCACGGTCCCCTCCCCGACCCGCACCTCCGTCGGATCCACGAACGCGACGGCCAGCGTCGCGATCGCGCCCTTCGCCTTCGCGCGCGCGTGGGCCCCCTCGAGCGCGGTGACGGAGAACGTCGCCAGGATGTCGCCGTTCCACACGAGCACGTCCCCTGGCCCGAGCGTGTCCCGAGCGGCCGCCACGCCACCCGCCGTGCCGAGGATCTTAGGCTCGTGCACGAGGGTCACCGCGACCGGGAGCTCCCGGAGCAGGCGCCGCTCGAAGCGCTCGGCGAGGTGGTGCGTGTTCAGCACGACCCGCTCGACCCCCACGGGGACGAGGCGATCGACGATGTGAAACAGCAGCGGCTTGTTGCCGAACCACACGAGCGGCTTGGGCACCTCGTCGGTGATCGGACGCAAGCGCGTGCCGAGGCCGGCGCAGAGGATCATCGCAGTCTTCATGATCGAACGGATCGAGCACGCGCCCCGGACGGCCGGGGCGCCTTCGCCTCGCGTGTAGCTTCGTCGAAAGCTCGACGCATGGCCAAGAGCCGTGCTACCGGACCGCCGTGCGCGTGCGCCCCGACCCCCGCCACCTCCTCGCCGCGACCCTCGGCCTGCTCCTCGGCAACGCCACCGGCGCCTGCAGCACCGACGCCGTGGGGATCGAGGCATGCCGGGAGATCGAGACCGCGCGGTGCGAGGCGCTCCCGGCGTGTGGCGCCACCGAGGCCGAGGCGGCGTACTGCATCGACCTCTACCGCGATCAATGCCTGCACGGCATCCGCAGCGGCCAGGAGCCCGGCTCCGACGCGACGGCCCGCTGCGTCGAGGCCGTCGGCGCCGTCGCCGCCTGCGCGCGCGCCGGCGCCGCGAGCATGGCCGACTGCCCCGCGGAGCCGCTCATCACAGGCGCCGATCCCGTGGGGATCACCCCCTGCGCGATCATCACGCGTTCGCCCGAGCGCCTCGCCGACTGCGCGTTCGTCGCGCCGCCCGAAGACGCAGGCACGACGCCGCCCGACACGAGCGACGCGGGCGACGCGGGCGACGCGACGGACTGAGCGGCGCGCGCCCGTCTTCAGGGCATCGGCATCGGCTTCGTGCAGCCCATCGTCATGAACGCCGCGACCGGATCGAACTCGGGCGCGCACCCCGGCGAGTCCGCGGCGGGCGGCGTGGGCGCGCCGAGCATCGCGGGATCGGCGTCGAAGCCTGCGGCGAACGAGACGGCGTTGCACGGCTTGTTCTGCTCGGGTGGTCCGGTCTGGATGTCGAGGCCGCGGCAGAACAGGTCCTGCGTCACGCCCCAGAAGGGATTGTTGGTGCAGAAAGAATTGCCGTCGTCGTCGCGGTAACTCGCGATCATCGCGAAGAGCTCGGGCTGCGGGATACGCCCCGCGATGAGGCCGTCACGCAGCACGTACCGCCCCTGATCGTCCTTCTCGATACGCGCGGAGATCGTGCCCGTCTCGAGGGCGATCCGGAGCCGCGTCTTGCCGCCCGCGATCTCGATCCCGCCCGCCGGCGCCGAGAGGACGAGCGTGCCGTTCGCCACGTAGGCGAAGTCGTCCACGTACCTCGGCGTGCTCACGTTCGTGGGATCGAGGAGCGCGCTCGTGGCGATGGGCCACGCGTCGGAGCCCTGCCACGCCGGGACGAAGGCCGTCCCGGGGCTGCCGTACCAGGCGACGCGCACCTTCGCGTCGTTCGGCTGGCCGTTGTAGCCGCTCACGTGGAAGAGGACGCTCCAGTTCCCGACCTCGGCGAACCCCGTGTAGTACTTCGAGAGGTCGCCCTTCTGCAAAGCGAGCTCGACGTAGTTGAAGAGCGCGGGGATCTGGTTGTCCCGGCCTTGGGACTTGTCGCAGGAGATCTCCTCCGGCTGCCCCTCGGGCGGGACACACGAGCGCCCCTCCCCCTGGCAGCTACAGAACCGGTCGAGATCGAGCCCGAGATCCACGCCCTGCGAGTCCGTCTTCAACCGCAAGACGCGCAGCGCCACGACGAACTCCTCGCCCGGATCGGCGTCGTTCTCCGGCGTCGGCGACGGCGGCTCCGGGACCGAGGCATGGCCACACGCCTCCCCCGCGTCGGGCGTCGGCTCGACCTTCTCGAAGCTGTCGAGGGCACAACTCGACGCCAGCCCCACGGTTGGCGCGAGCACGAACAAACAAGCCAACCAAGCGCGCACGAAGGCAGCGTAACGCAAGCCCTCGCCCGCGAGAAGCGCGCGGGTCGGCGACGCTCGAACCTTACAACTTCAAAGCTTTTTTGAAGCGCTTGGCGTCCGCGAACATGTCCACGTTGGTGAACACGTAGGTCGCATCCTTGTGGTGCTTGCCGCCACGCGCGATGTCGGCGAGCTTCTCGATCGCCGGATCCTCGTAACGCGACTTGTGCCCCGCGGGCCCATGCAGCCGGTAGTAACCCGTCGGCAACCTCGACAGGCCCGAGACGAGCGGATCACGCGCGGCGAGCGCGCCGACCTCCTGCGTGAGCTCGTCACACTCGTCGGGATCCCAGCCGGGCGCAGGTTCGTACACGACGCGATCGAAGCGCGTACGCACGGCCTGGAGGAAGTCACGGAGCATGCCCTTGTTCGTCTTGCTGGGCGCAAACTCGGGCGGAGCGACGAAGACCGCGGTCTTCGCCTCGAGCTCCTCCGCCACACTCTCGAGACCCTTCAGCGCGGTCTCGATGACCTTTCCATCCCGGAACCCCTCCTGACCCACCTCACGCGGGCCGAGCAGCGCGAACCGGAACCCCTCGGGCGCCTCACGCCGCCACCGCCGGATCGTGCCGGGGCCAGGCATGGACATGTGGGTTTCCTGCACCTCCACGAACATGAATTCGCGGAAATACCGCGTCGCTGGGACGGGAAAGCCGGCGCAGCCAACGGTAATCATCGAGTCCCACGGTAGCCTACGTGTCGCTGTTTGTCATTGCTGGAGAAGGCCCTGCGCCAACGAGCAGGCCCACGGGGCCAGCCCAGTGGGCAAACTCGCTCTCTCACTCCAGGGCCCGTCGCACGAGCAGCGCGCCCAGGCGCTTCGCCGCGCGGCGCAGGGACTCCTCCCGGGTCGCATGAAACGAGGTGGGATCGTCCTCGCGCGCGGCGAACTCACGCACGGTGACGTCGGACCCCACCCGCTCGGGAGGCGCCCCCTCGGCCCGACGCACGAACGCTCGCCCGCGCAGCGTCCACGTCACGGCCTGCGCGAGCGGCGCGCCCTCCCGCGTCGCGACCCCCGGCGCCGCGCCCCCCTCCTCGACACGGACGAGCTCGACGACGAGCGCCGGACATCGCCCTTCGCCGCGAGGATCACACGACGCGAGGCGCCCCGCGGCGGCGAGCTCGGCGCGCGCCCCCTCGACGACCGCCTCCTCGGCGAGCGCGGAGGCGACCACGCCCGCCGGCACGACGGCGAGCGGCTCGCCCGCCGCGGGGCCCACGATCCGATACCCGCACCCGGGCGCCACGAAGAGCCCCACGAGCCCGACGACGAACCACCTCACGGCCGCTTCTCGAGCTTGCGCCGCAGCCGCGCGCGCCTCTTCTCGGCGGCCGGCTCCGCTTCCCCGGTCCCGCGCTCGACGAGCGCGAGCGCCGCAGCGAACGATTTCACGTGGTGCTCGTAGAGCTTCGCGAGCTCGAGCCGCACGGAGGGGTCGTCGATTTCCTCGGCGAGCGCCTCGTAATCGAGCAACGCGCGCGCCTTGTCCCCGCGCGCCTTGGCGATGTCGCCCCGCGTCCGCTTGGCGAGCGCGCCGCCGCCCCGCACGACGGCCGCCTCCGCCGTCTCCGCCGCGCGATCGAGCTCGCCCGCGCGCCGGAGCGTCTTCGCCACGCCCGCGAGGTCCGCGCCGGGCAACCCGCCATGCATCGGCTCGCCGTAGAGACCGACGAGCGCGACCATCGAGAGCACGTCGTGCTCGTTGTGGGTGACGACGCCGGAGAGCGCGCCTTCGTCCGCGGTGCGCAGATAGTGCATGTAACAAGCGACGACGTCCGCGCCGCCGACGTCGCCCACGCGCTCACGCCCGAGGACCTCGCTCTCGATCGCGGCGAGGGTGCGGCTCTTCAAGCGATGGCCGTGGATGCGACGCGCGACGTGGACGAGGTCGAGGTGCGGCAACTCGCGTGGCGCCGGCATGCGGTTCATGACGCAACGCGCGCGGAGCAAGGGCATGTCGAAGGCCTTGCCGTTGTACGTGACGATCATCGAGGCCTCGTCGAGCCTTCGCGCGAGCAGCTCGAGGATCGGCGCCTCCTCGCCGAGCCGTCGGAGGAGGGCCTGCTCCAGGACGAACGCGCCTTCTGCCTCGTCGTAGAACGACATGCCGAGCAGAAACGCGACCGTGCCCGTGCCGCCTTGCAGGCCCGTGGTCTCGGTGTCGATGAAGAGCGCGCGCCGCGCGTCGCAGGTCGCGAGCCTGGGATCGAGCGCGAGGAGCGAGAGCAGGGCGGGCTCCGCGTCCCGCGCAGCGACGAGCGGCGCCCGGCCGACCCGCGCCGCCGGCGGCGCGCGATGCCGGCGCACGTACAGCGGGCCGCGCGAGGTGTGCTCGACGAAAAAAGGAAGCTCGGTCCGCGTGGGATCGGGGCGCGGCGCGGAAGGCGCGGCCTTGCCGAGGATCCGGGCGATACGATCACGGAGATCGTCGAGCGTGGGCTTCGACGCGAGCGCGGCCGCGGCGTTCTCGGGGACGGGCGCGGGCGCGGGAGCAGCGGCGGGCGCGGGCGCGGGTGCGGGCGCGCCCCCGGGCATGGGCGGCAAGCGGGCGAGCTTGGATGCAAACGAGGCCATGCGCTGCCGAGCTCAGGCTGCCACGACGAACACTGAACATCAAGACAGGGATCACGAGGGCCGGGTGGCGTTCCGCGAGGGCCGGGTGGCGTTCCGCGAGGGCCGGGTCGTGTTCCACGAGGGCCGGGTGGCGTTCCGCGAGGGCCGGGTCGTGTTCCGCGAGGGCCGGGTGGCGTTCCGCGAGGGCCGGGTCGTGTTTCGCGAGGGCCGGGGCGTGTTCCGCGAGGGCCGGGGCGTGTTCCACAAGGGCCGGGTCGTGTTCCACAAGGGCCGGGTCGCTTCCCGCAAGGGCGGAGTCGTTCCCCGCAAGGGCGGAGTCGTTCCCCGCAAGGGCGGGGTCGTTCCCCGCAAGGGCGGAGTCGTTCCCCGCAAGGGCGGGGTCGCTCGCAACAAGGGCGGGGTCGCTCGCAACAAGGGCGGAGTCGCTCGCGACAAGGGCGGGGTCGCTCGCGACAAGGGCGGGGTCGCTCGCAACAAGGGCGGAGTCGCTCGCAACATGGGCGGGGTCGCTTCCCGCGAGGTCACGTGGGCGGGATGGCGAGGGCGTCGATCTTCCGAAGGATGGCGCGGGCGGCCTCGGCTTGGCCTGAGCCAAGGGCGGTAAGGGTCTCGACGGCTTGCTGAACGAGCCGGCGGCCGTCTTCGTATCGGCCCACGCCGACTTCGAGCTGACCAAGCAAGAGTTGCGAAGAGGCGCGGCCGGCGGCATCGCCGATCTCCTGCTGAATGGTGATGGCCTCCCGGATCGCGGCCTGCGCCTCGATGAGCCGGCCCTGCAACGCATGCACGTTCGCAAGCTGCCCCAAGGACGCGGCGACGCCTTGACGAAAGCCGGTGCGCTCGTTGAGCGCAAGGGAACGTTCGAGCAGCCCACGAGCCTCCTCATACTGCTCCTGCAATATCTCCACCTTCGCAAGCGCGTAGAGGGTCGCAGCCATGCCGCTCCGGTCACCGAGCTCGGAAAGGATGGCAATCGCCTCCAGCAGGAGCGCCCTGGCCTCTACGTACCGCTCCTGCGCAGCCTCGACCCCAGCAAGCACCTGCAGGGATGCAGCTCTACTCACGCCGTCTCCGCTCTCCGTGTAGAGGGCCGTCGCCTCCTGGAGGTAAGTCCTGGCCTCGGCGTGCTGCCCTCGGAGCGAAGAAATGAGACCGAGCGCGTTGAGGCAATTGGCCCGACCGTACGAATCCGACGGGTGCTCGAACGCGACGAGGCACTCCTGGAACAAGGCCTCTGCGGACGAGTAGTGCCCCTGGTGTAACTCGACGCCGGCGAGCGCGTACAGCGCCCTTGCCAAGTTGCGTTGATCGTTGCGCGCTGCAGATGCGGCCCTCGCGCTCTCCGCCCGCGCCTGCGCTTCAGCATACCGCCCCTGAGCGAGGAGGAGCTTGGCTTCGAGCAGCACACGCTCCGGCACCTCGCGTGCGTGTGCGTTCTTCATGTCGAACTGCGCGAGCAGATCCGCCGCTTCGTCGGGGTACCCGAGCTCGATCGCATGCGCGGCTGCGTCGAGCAACTCCCTCCCCGGCGCCCCCTCCCCCATCGGCGCCGGCCCCACCGCGATCGACCGCGCCTCGATCGCCGACAGCATCTCCTTCAGCTCCGGCGGATGCTCCTCCCAGAGCCACGTCCGCGCGATGTCGCAGAAGTCCGGCGCTTTCATGCGCATCTCCATCGCCGCCGCGCGATGCACGAGCACGATCCACATCACCGGGAAGTCGCGTACGAGCTCGTCCCGCTTGATGTTGAGCTCCCCCATCAGATACTGCCGCTCCTCGGCCTCTTCGAGCCGCTCCAGGATCAGCACCTTCGTCCCCGCCTCGGGCGCGCACGTCTCCTCCAGCGTGCGCCACAGGCTCTTCTTCCGAGGCCCCACCTCATCGAGCCGCAGCGTCCGCACCCCCGCGTACTTCGCCGACGTCCACGCGATGAGCGCGTCGCGCTTCCACGGCGTCGAGACCTCCACGACCGCCAGGCAAAAGCGCGCGTCGTACATCCACTCGACGAAGCGGCGATACGCGCGCCCCATGTCCTCGCCGAGCAGCGCCTCCGGCTCCCACGTCCGCGGAGGGATCGCCGCCGCGTCGTCCGTCACCGCCGGAGCTCCTTCAGCTCCGCGATCAGCGGGTGGATGTCGTACCAGCCCTCGCCGTTGTACTTGAAGACGAACCGGTAAAAGAGGAGGTTCAAGGACCGCGGATCCGCCGTCACCTGCTTCGTCTCCGCGATGTCACGCAGCGCCGGCCACCAGTCGTTGACGTTGATCTGGTCCCGCATCCGCTGCTTCTTGTAGGCGAGCGCCTTCTCGACGTCCGCCTCCAGGATCACGTCTCCACGCGCGAACTCTGCCGAGAGCGACGTCAATTCGAGCAGCTCCCGGATCGCGCCACCGCTCGCCGCGATCAGCCGATCACGCGCCTCCTTCTCGGGGATCATCACCCCCACGTCGATCCGCTTCCCGAGCGCCTGCTCCAGCAAATCGCGGCCCGGCGCGCCCGCGTCGAACTCGTCGTACCGCTGCTCGGGCTTCCGCAAGCGCACCGTGAAGAGGTCGAAGCACGCGTACCGATCATCGAGCCGCGCCGACTTCGGCTGGAGCAAGAGGCTCACCGGCGGTGTGAGGAGGAGACAGCAACGCAAGCGCCGGATCCGATCGGAGGTCGCCACGAGCAGCTCGTCGATGACCGTGGGCTCGTACCGATCGAGGTTGTCGATGACCACCAGGAGAGAACGCCCATCGAGGCGCTCGTGCGCGGCGTCCAGGATGTCGTTGACGCTCTGGAGCAAGGTCCCGGGGTACTGCTTGAGGACCTGCTTCACCTCGGTCCGGTATTCACTCTCGTACTTCAGGAGCGTCCTCGCCTGCGCGAAGAGGCTCGCCACGAACGGCGCCGCGAGCTTGCCCTCGGCGCCCGTGACGACGTCCGCGCCGAGGCCATGCGCCCACCTGGTCGTCCGGACCTTCTCGGCGAACCACCCCTCGACACGCTCCAGCAGTTCTTGCGGCAGTTCCTTGCCGATCCGGCGCATCTCGGCCTCGACCGCGATGGCGATGTTGAGCAGGAGATCCTCGACCTCGATACGGATCGAGTCCATCTCCAGCGTGGCCTCGATGTAGACGGGCAGATAGAGGTCCGCGACGTCGCGGAGGACCCGCTGGATCTCCGTCGTCTTCCCCGCGCCGCGGTGGCCCACGAAGGCGGCATGGAGGAGCTCGCCTCGCTCCGTCTTGCGGAGCCGCCTGATCAGCCTCTCCGTCGCGTGATCACCTCGCCCCTCGGCCAGGTCCAGGAAGCGCGGGTCGTCGCCTTGCAGGGGGGACTCCGTGTTGCACGCGCGCATGACCGCGCCGAGCGTCCGCGCGAGCTCGACGGTCGGCTTCGTGGGGGCGACGAGGTTCGACATGAGGGATCGGCCGAGAGGCTAGCAGCCCCCCACGGAGGCCGCGAGAAAGCTGCCGGGCCGCTCCTCGCGCCCTGTCAAGGGCGGATCGGCCTCGCTCCTGGCCCGCCTCCCGGCCATCCTTCTCCCCGAACCCATGCCCGGCGTCGTCTCCATCACCACCACCAAGCGTCGCCGCTACCTCTGGTGTGCGTGGTGGACGGGCGAGCCCACGCGCGCGCCCTTCCGCAAGCCCGATGCCTTCTCCGGCGGCGCCAGGACCCTCGAAGAGGCGCGCAAACAAGCCGAGCGTGCCGCGGGCCAGCCGCTCCGCGAGGTCGAGGCGATCTGGGCGCGCGCCTTCATCCGCGTGCAGGCGGGGCAGCCGCCCTTCGTCGACAAGAAAGAACGCTCCCGCCGCGAAGAACCACCCCCCGACGACAAACGACAAAAACGTCGCCGCTTCGTCCCCTCGGTCGCCGAGCCTGACACTTGCCCCTTCGTGGTCCTCGGGCTCCCGCGAACTGCCTCTCCGGACGACATCCGCCGTGCGTTCCGCCGCCTCGCGCTCGAAACCCACCCTGATCACGGCGGCGACGCGGCCTCCTTCATCCGCGTCACCTGGGCCCGCGACGAGGCCACGCTCCGCGCCAAACGCGCCTAGCAGCCCCCTCACCGCTCTTCCCACGGGCCCGTGGGAAGAACTGCGCATCGCGCAGTTCTTCCCCCCTCGGTCCAGGCCGTGCCTGGTCCGGGGTCGAGGGGGCGGACAGCCCCCCGCGGGGTCTGGGGCGGCGCCCCAGTCCGGCTCTCCCCTATCCCTCCGCCGCCTTCGCGCGGATCGCTGCGAGCACCTCGTCGGCGCGCTGGATCGTCTCCTCCATCGTGCCGCTCGTGTCGATCACGTGGTCGGCCACCTTCACCTTCTCGGCGACGGGCATCTGCGCGTGGATCCTCGCGAGGGCTGCTTTCTCGTCGATGCCGTCGCGCTCCATCGTGCGCTTCATCTGGAGCTCCTCGGGGGCGCTCACCACGACGAGGGGGCGGAAGGCGTCCTGCATTCCGTTCTCCACGAGCAGCGCGGCCTCGTAACATGCGAGGGGCTCGCCGCGTTGCGCGAGCTCCTGCGCGAGGACCATCGTCCTCGTCGCGATGCGCGGGAGCAGGATGCGGTTCAGGGCGCGGCGCTTGTCCTCGTCGCCGAACACGATCGCGCCGAGCTTGGCTCGATCGAGGGTGCCGTCGGGCCGGAGCACGGCTTCGCCGAAGAGCTTTACGATCTCGGTGAGGCCACTCGTCCCGGGCGCGACGGCTTGCCGGGCGACCTGGTCTGCGTCGATCACTTGCACGCCTTGCTCGCGGAAGCGCGCGGCGACTGTGCTCTTGCCGCAGGCGATTCCGCCGGTCAGGCCGAAGAAGACGAAGGGCATTTCATCCTCGCGCGAGGGCCGCCGCGATCGCCTTGCATGCTTCGTCCTTCTCCATCGTGCGACCGAAGAGGAGCGGGGCCAGGCGGTCTGCGTGCGTCTGGAGGTGGCCGAGGGCGCGGCGGAGGATCTCGTCGTGATCGAAGGCGAGTGAGCCTGCCTGTTCGCCGTCGGCTCTCAGGAAGGGGTGCCCGTTCGGGTCGATGCGTATCGAGAAGAACTTCGCTGCGCTCGCGTCGTCGCCGCCCACGGCTTCGTGGCGACGATGTGCCGGGAGGATCGCGACGTGGGCGACGCTCACTACCCAGCCGCGGGGATCACGGCCGGGGCGTGAGAAGACGCCGACCTCTTCGATGGGTAGCCCCCGCACGCCTGTCTCCTCGACGAGCTCGCGGGCTGCGCTCTCGAGCACCGTCTCGGAGGGCTCGCAGAACCCGCCCGGGATGGCCCATCGCCCTGCGAAGGGGTCCTTGCCGCGCTGGATCAAGAGCACGGAGATGTGGCCCGCGTCGTCGAGGGAGAACGTCACGACGTCCGCGGTCAGGCTCGGCTTCGGGTAGTCCTTGTCGCTCATGAGATCACCTCCGCCGAGGTCGAGAGCTTCACGCCTGCGCGCTTCATCTCGTCGAATGCGCGCGTGACGCCTTCCTCGGTGATGCCCGCGATCGCGTCCGTGACGAGCGTCGTCGTGTAGCCGCGCTCCGCGAGGCCGAGGGCCGCGGCGCGCACGCAGTAGTCCGTGGCCACGCCGAAGACGACGAATGACAACGGCTCGCCGATGCGGGCTTCGAGGGCCTTCAGGAAGGGCTCGGCGAGCGGGTTCGCGAAGAGGCTGTAGACCTCCTTCTCGAAGTACAGGCCCTGCGTGTCGCCGCGGACGACCTCCTCGACGATCGGGCTGATGGGCGCATCCGGCACGTTCGGCACGAAGCGGAAGCGCGGCGGGAGCGTGCCCTCGACCTTCAGCCAGCCCGGCGTGCCCTTCACGCAATGGTCCGGGAAGTCGGGCTTCTCTCCGCTCGGACCGGCGCGACCGCTGGAGGCGAACTCCCACGCGTCCCACGCGTGCGAGTCGACCGAGCCGAGGATCGGGATCCGGTGCTCGACCGCGTGCGCCACGAGCTTGCGCATCACGTCGTTCGGCGATCCTGGCACGTACAGGGCGCCCGTCGGCTCGCAGAAGTCTCGCTGCACGTCCACGTCGACGAAGATCGTTCGCATGCTCCTCCCCCCTTTCCTACGTCGCAGCTCCGACGACGCGCGCGCGGACGTCCTCCACGAGCTCGAGCAGCCGCGTGGAGGGCACGGCGCGGAACGGCTCGTCCGTGCGCTCCGTGGGCGACGGCGCCTCGTCGAACACGTGGAGCGCCTCCGGCAAACGCGCTAGCTCCCGCGCGACTCGCGCTCGCACGGCGTCGAGGCTTTCGGCCGGCGCCGTGCGCGCGCCATTTTTCATGCGCGGCACGAGGAGCGCCTCGGCCTCCCCTTCCCCGAGCGCGCGCGGGTCTTCGTCCTCCAGGGCGATCACGTCCCGCGCGAGCACGCCCGCCTCGCCCGTGAAGCGGTAGACCTGATGCGGCCCGGGGAACGTGGCCTTGCCCTCGGAGAACTTGCAGATGGGGACGACCCTGCCGTCCTGCTCGATCTCGACCAGCTTGTAGACGCCGCCGAGCGCGGGCGAGTCGATGCTCGCCACGAGGTCCGTGCCCACGCCGTAGAGATCGATCGGCGCGCCGGCGCGGCGAAGCGCCTCGATCTTGTACTCGTTGAGATCTCCCG is from Polyangium spumosum and encodes:
- a CDS encoding nucleotidyltransferase family protein — protein: MKTAMILCAGLGTRLRPITDEVPKPLVWFGNKPLLFHIVDRLVPVGVERVVLNTHHLAERFERRLLRELPVAVTLVHEPKILGTAGGVAAARDTLGPGDVLVWNGDILATFSVTALEGAHARAKAKGAIATLAVAFVDPTEVRVGEGTVGLGEDGSVVRLRGETFGREVRGADFAGVQILGEAARARLPAEGCLVGDVYLPALRAGERVAASAVVSSFCDLGTPKAYFEESMHWLAEFGAWRGEDVRVDPEVSLESCILADGVTVRGRGEVREVVACPGATFEAPLEQAIVLGSGEIVRI
- a CDS encoding DUF72 domain-containing protein; translation: MITVGCAGFPVPATRYFREFMFVEVQETHMSMPGPGTIRRWRREAPEGFRFALLGPREVGQEGFRDGKVIETALKGLESVAEELEAKTAVFVAPPEFAPSKTNKGMLRDFLQAVRTRFDRVVYEPAPGWDPDECDELTQEVGALAARDPLVSGLSRLPTGYYRLHGPAGHKSRYEDPAIEKLADIARGGKHHKDATYVFTNVDMFADAKRFKKALKL
- a CDS encoding ribonuclease H-like domain-containing protein; amino-acid sequence: MASFASKLARLPPMPGGAPAPAPAPAAAPAPAPVPENAAAALASKPTLDDLRDRIARILGKAAPSAPRPDPTRTELPFFVEHTSRGPLYVRRHRAPPAARVGRAPLVAARDAEPALLSLLALDPRLATCDARRALFIDTETTGLQGGTGTVAFLLGMSFYDEAEGAFVLEQALLRRLGEEAPILELLARRLDEASMIVTYNGKAFDMPLLRARCVMNRMPAPRELPHLDLVHVARRIHGHRLKSRTLAAIESEVLGRERVGDVGGADVVACYMHYLRTADEGALSGVVTHNEHDVLSMVALVGLYGEPMHGGLPGADLAGVAKTLRRAGELDRAAETAEAAVVRGGGALAKRTRGDIAKARGDKARALLDYEALAEEIDDPSVRLELAKLYEHHVKSFAAALALVERGTGEAEPAAEKRRARLRRKLEKRP
- a CDS encoding tetratricopeptide repeat protein — its product is MTDDAAAIPPRTWEPEALLGEDMGRAYRRFVEWMYDARFCLAVVEVSTPWKRDALIAWTSAKYAGVRTLRLDEVGPRKKSLWRTLEETCAPEAGTKVLILERLEEAEERQYLMGELNIKRDELVRDFPVMWIVLVHRAAAMEMRMKAPDFCDIARTWLWEEHPPELKEMLSAIEARSIAVGPAPMGEGAPGRELLDAAAHAIELGYPDEAADLLAQFDMKNAHAREVPERVLLEAKLLLAQGRYAEAQARAESARAASAARNDQRNLARALYALAGVELHQGHYSSAEALFQECLVAFEHPSDSYGRANCLNALGLISSLRGQHAEARTYLQEATALYTESGDGVSRAASLQVLAGVEAAQERYVEARALLLEAIAILSELGDRSGMAATLYALAKVEILQEQYEEARGLLERSLALNERTGFRQGVAASLGQLANVHALQGRLIEAQAAIREAITIQQEIGDAAGRASSQLLLGQLEVGVGRYEDGRRLVQQAVETLTALGSGQAEAARAILRKIDALAIPPT
- a CDS encoding J domain-containing protein, with the protein product MPGVVSITTTKRRRYLWCAWWTGEPTRAPFRKPDAFSGGARTLEEARKQAERAAGQPLREVEAIWARAFIRVQAGQPPFVDKKERSRREEPPPDDKRQKRRRFVPSVAEPDTCPFVVLGLPRTASPDDIRRAFRRLALETHPDHGGDAASFIRVTWARDEATLRAKRA
- the coaE gene encoding dephospho-CoA kinase (Dephospho-CoA kinase (CoaE) performs the final step in coenzyme A biosynthesis.); protein product: MPFVFFGLTGGIACGKSTVAARFREQGVQVIDADQVARQAVAPGTSGLTEIVKLFGEAVLRPDGTLDRAKLGAIVFGDEDKRRALNRILLPRIATRTMVLAQELAQRGEPLACYEAALLVENGMQDAFRPLVVVSAPEELQMKRTMERDGIDEKAALARIHAQMPVAEKVKVADHVIDTSGTMEETIQRADEVLAAIRAKAAEG
- a CDS encoding NUDIX domain-containing protein, with protein sequence MSDKDYPKPSLTADVVTFSLDDAGHISVLLIQRGKDPFAGRWAIPGGFCEPSETVLESAARELVEETGVRGLPIEEVGVFSRPGRDPRGWVVSVAHVAILPAHRRHEAVGGDDASAAKFFSIRIDPNGHPFLRADGEQAGSLAFDHDEILRRALGHLQTHADRLAPLLFGRTMEKDEACKAIAAALARG
- a CDS encoding cysteine hydrolase family protein — protein: MRTIFVDVDVQRDFCEPTGALYVPGSPNDVMRKLVAHAVEHRIPILGSVDSHAWDAWEFASSGRAGPSGEKPDFPDHCVKGTPGWLKVEGTLPPRFRFVPNVPDAPISPIVEEVVRGDTQGLYFEKEVYSLFANPLAEPFLKALEARIGEPLSFVVFGVATDYCVRAAALGLAERGYTTTLVTDAIAGITEEGVTRAFDEMKRAGVKLSTSAEVIS